GCGGCGCTTGGTTGGCTGGGCAGATGCGATTACTCAAGGAAACAAAAGTACAACCCGAAACCTCGTACCTCCTCAACCGTGGGACGAGCCTGGAGTGTTCCCAGGTAACGGGGGAATTGGACCGTCTTTCTGAGGGGAGACGAACGCTTTGCCGGGTAGCGTCGGTGGGGCGGGCAGGGGCGGTAACGAGCGTAGGTGAGTATTTGCCGTTATGGGTAGATCATTTGCGGGCGGGGAATCGGTCAGAGGGGACCGTAAAACTACGGGTGTACCACGTCGAGTGTTTCGAGCAATGGTGTGCGAAAACGGGTGGTCAGGGACTAAGTAGCGAGGGCATCGCGGCGTACTTGGGGGCACATGGCTGGTCGGCTGCCACACGGCGTAGTGTCCGGACATCATTGGGGTTGTGGTGTGCGTTCTTGGAGGCGCAGGGGGTGCTGGAGGTTAATCCGGTGGCGAAGTTGCCGTCTGTGATCGTGGAGCGGCGGTTGCCGCGTCCATGCCCGGATGAGGTGATTGTCAGGGCGGTGGTGGAGGCGGAGCCTCGTGTGCGATGCATGGTGATGTTAGCGGCTGAGGCGGGTTTAAGGCGCATGGAGATTGCTGTGGTGCAGCGTGACGACTTTATGAAGGATTTGTTTGGGTGGTCATTGCACGTGCATGGCAAGGGGCGCAAGAGTCGGGTTGTTCCGCTTACGGAGTCGGTGATGTCTGCGGTGTCGCGTCAATGGCTGGATGTTCCGGCGTTTTGCCCGTGGTTGTTTCCTTCGTCGCGAGGTGGGCATTTGCAGCCCATTCGGGTCGGTGAGTTGGTGAATGAGGCGTTGCCGGGGGCGTGGACTACTCATACGTTGCGTCATAGGTTCGCTACCCGCGCGTATCAGGGTTCGAAGGACTTGTTAATGGTGCAGAAGTTGTTGGGGCATGAAAAGCCGGAGACGACGGCTATGTACGTGGGCATGGATACGTCGGAGTCGCGGGCCGTCGTGGAGCTGGCACGGTTGAAGCTTTAGAACTTTTACAGGGCTTCGGTGCGGGACTCGGTGAGGGGGTGATGACGTTTATGTTTCCCGTTCAGAGGTGCTTGTGAAGATCACGATTGCGAATACTAAGGGTGGCGTTGCTAAGACGACTTCCGCCATGATGTTGGCGACAGTGCTGTCGGATGCCGGTATGTCAGTCGAGGTGTGGGACGCCGATCCACAAGGGTCGGCCACA
The window above is part of the Dermabacter vaginalis genome. Proteins encoded here:
- a CDS encoding tyrosine-type recombinase/integrase, producing MRLLKETKVQPETSYLLNRGTSLECSQVTGELDRLSEGRRTLCRVASVGRAGAVTSVGEYLPLWVDHLRAGNRSEGTVKLRVYHVECFEQWCAKTGGQGLSSEGIAAYLGAHGWSAATRRSVRTSLGLWCAFLEAQGVLEVNPVAKLPSVIVERRLPRPCPDEVIVRAVVEAEPRVRCMVMLAAEAGLRRMEIAVVQRDDFMKDLFGWSLHVHGKGRKSRVVPLTESVMSAVSRQWLDVPAFCPWLFPSSRGGHLQPIRVGELVNEALPGAWTTHTLRHRFATRAYQGSKDLLMVQKLLGHEKPETTAMYVGMDTSESRAVVELARLKL